One genomic segment of Panulirus ornatus isolate Po-2019 chromosome 3, ASM3632096v1, whole genome shotgun sequence includes these proteins:
- the LOC139759544 gene encoding protein FAM200C-like, whose protein sequence is MSIAEYVTSPLLLKSEDVVQELTEFSEAEDLDYLSLCRICTTGAPAMLSSEPGSVVRVLQSSPTAASLRLMIHGQDLAYTTLPSPLLETLSTVIKAVNSVEGSAFNTRLYKKLCHDMGSLQETLLLHTAVRWLS, encoded by the exons ATGTCCATTGCAGAATATGTCACATCTCCATTACTGTTAAAGA GTGAAGATGTAGTGCAGGAACTTACTGAGTTCTCTGAAGCTGAAGATCTTGATTACCTCAGTCTCTGTAGGATATGCACGACTGGGGCCCCAGCTATGCTCAGTTCTGAGCCGGGCTCTGTTGTCCGTGTTTTACAAAGCTCTCCAACTGCTGCCTCTCTTCGTCTCATGATTCATGGGCAAGACCTTGCTTATacaacactaccctcaccactcttGGAAACCCTGAGTACCGTTATTAAGGCAGTGAACTCTGTGGAAGGCAGTGCTTTCAACACGCGCCTTTACAAGAAACTCTGTCACGATATGGGCTCACTTCAAGaaactctcctcctccacactgcagTTCGTTGGCTGTCTTAA